One stretch of Diabrotica undecimpunctata isolate CICGRU chromosome 5, icDiaUnde3, whole genome shotgun sequence DNA includes these proteins:
- the LOC140441270 gene encoding uncharacterized protein — protein sequence MDPNNVDGSNVRKKSVPSKTKQTRNVPTQNAVGEYPKGPVANLGTDYEWKLHCLFAVAAFKYFDNWSLANEYIDAGKFDDLVFKADNECLLLQAKFKENKQVSDRDFWSTKPKSDNFSIYKYILSYNDIKWKFEELRTNAIILCTNANLPDSIFNSQRTSENNIINKIFGNQVTIGTIKEEYRKKFDEVKTYQQNISDDDKDKLAWRNISLNDNDIEEFMSKFLVIKVSKEQIDKRVSDLITSMEKKNPSLKNLYIINDIHYWRNLGSKNSVYMTNNYMRFVWYREENDRCIQQFLNYDISFLNPYQFSLSINLIKTKHNLDLYLSKIVNSIKLIYTKQDKPDEMFFKEVLFLALQTDFKTIENAVEWFEIKNVKYLVVSFLEMDENQSKEIYKKISRILDTSKQKKVIIVAENFGFQDKNVENDQIRLNLFDKDTRERVCNRTIEFQGESITLKHLLNNCKVLNLMNGCKTLDITDKSYICSLVKSTGEPFDLNGDSCKELVESIKNKLSYDDSDLEGQTILEFQGRQIILDDIVRICKIEYLIDELFILQLIKEEPLSLGKSSIPSITSEKYYVPRLLSRDFQNLFSEELLLDQLKISNKKVAVLTGPLGAGKTTLLENIILSRKLKDKNCSRLTWIINIELSRAAEYLGNKRFDHSLLGLLIYCEDTRGNFDIQTLKSIEKIIVIDGIDENNSEYIHQVQDLLEDYLMSENLNILFVIMACRNYDFILKKIRNRPNMETIVVEPFNENDQEIFFEKYVTFKNATSIQKTKDVFHHLKAQAPGINKFCSTPFALRLLIDILLNNEDHVEHISKIFSKSLSVYEFYNLFLEEKKKTFIQQHKDDRCGKNTIVVADAFDTYLTKTREFTASKSLPRELQECFNTDISPSITTSMLSIGIFEENNGEFKFIHKSFEEYFVAEYIWKFLSHKRTSDSMLLTLLNKLFLNIQYAGVSGFFEEILNTKISVGDICVSKISKEFGRVLSEQRWVESISLLVFQGYFNIVKFVFHEYYDFSKVINHRGSSGETALHLSAHYPHFVKYLVKKGAEINSVDDNGHGVFHYIIMMFCDSDKYKIYFNMIFEKMKYRENSKTTTFFEEYLKLIRRDQQNGIRPKVQCDVILDLMDYLKDHGLHLSIKDKDEDTFVHWAALAGFLTLLKTLIEKYKLEYTAVNRKGNSPLHYACVCDSLDILEYFEQSELLCVNSSSLVASNKPPKTVKILNDLDQQNESVLVKNKYLNLSAVTKAGESLIHIAAAENAMNILNGLINTYKLNPNLVDSYGYTPLHDAAFNNSLEAFKYLLETTQLNVSDCDIKGSNVLHRAACGNALKIIQYLYSQDDYKHHFKQKNNQIIIDSAAWGNAADCKCNCKNIIL from the exons ATGGATCCTAATAATGTGGATGGGTCTAACGTACGGAAAAAAAGTGTTCCGTCAAAG ACCAAGCAGACTCGAAATGTACCAACACAAAACGCGGTGGGAGAATATCCTAAAGGCCCAGTTGCAAATCTAGGTACTGACTATGAATGGAAACTCCATTGCCTATTTGCAGTAGCTGCATTcaaatattttgacaactggAGCTTGGCAAATGAATATATCGACGCTGGAAAATTCGATGATTTGGTATTTAAAGCTGATAATGAGTGCTTGTTACTACAGGCAAAATTTAAGGAAAACAAACAAGTCTCTGATCGAGACTTCTGGTCAACTAAGCCAAAATCggataattttagtatttataaatatattctatCATATAATGATATAAAATGGAAGTTTGAAGAGCTCAGGACGAATGCTATAATATTATGTACCAATGCCAATTTACCAGATAGCATATTTAATTCCCAAAGGACTTctgaaaataatataataaataaaatatttggaaatcaaGTAACAATAGGTAccattaaagaagaatatcgcaAAAAATTTGACGAAGTTAAAACTTATCAACAAAATATTAGCGACGACGATAAAGACAAACTTGCATGGCGAAATATATCTTTAAATGATAATGATATTGAAGAGTTTATGTCCAAATTTCTAGTCATCAAAGTAAGTAAAGAACAAATTGATAAACGAGTTTCTGATCTCATTACGAGCATGGAGAAAAAAAACCCTTCGttaaaaaatttgtatataataaatGATATTCACTACTGGCGCAACTTGGGCTCTAAAAATTCCGTTTACATGACGAAcaattatatgagatttgtttggTATAGAGAGGAAAATGATAGATGTATTCAACAGTTTTTAAATTACGACATCTCTTTTTTAAATCCCTATCAGTTTTCACTATCCATTAATttaatcaaaactaaacacaatttggatttatatTTATCCAAAATAGTTAACAGTATAAAATTGATTTATACAAAACAAGACAAACCCGATGAAATGTTCTTCAAAGAAGTACTATTTCTAGCATTACAGACAGATTTCAAAACGATTGAAAATGCTGTGGAATGGTTTGAAATAAAAAACGTTAAATATTTAGTTGTTTCCTTTTTGGAAATGGACGAGAATCAAAgtaaagaaatatataaaaaaatatcgagAATATTAGACACTAGTAAACAAAAGAAGGTTATCATTGTGGCAGAAAATTTCGGATTTCAAGATAAAAATGTCGAAAACGATCAAATCCGCTTAAACCTATTCGATAAAGACACACGAGAAAGAGTTTGTAACAGGACTATTGAATTTCAAGGTGAATCTATAACATTAAAACATCTGTTAAATAATTGTAAGGTGTTAAATTTAATGAATGGTTGTAAGACCTTAGATATAACGGATAAGTCTTATATTTGTTCTTTGGTTAAATCTACAGGAGAACCATTTGATTTAAACGGAGATTCGTGCAAAGAACTAGTAGAATCTATAAAAAATAAGTTATCGTATGATGACTCAGACTTGGAAGGTCAAACAATTTTAGAATTCCAAGGTCGGCAGATTATACTAGATGATATAGTAAGAATTTGTAAGATAGAATATCTAATTGACgaattatttattttacaattaattaaaGAGGAACCTTTGTCTTTAGGAAAATCTTCAATACCGTCAATAACATCAGAGAAATATTATGTGCCTCGACTTTTAAGTAGGGATTTTCAGAATTTATTTTCTGAAGAACTCTTACTTGATCAACTAAAAATATCTAACAAAAAGGTAGCTGTACTTACTGGCCCACTAGGTGCTGGCAAAACTActcttttagaaaatataatattatcGAGAAAGTTGAAAGATAAGAATTGTTCCCGACTGACGTGGATAATAAATATAGAATTATCAAGAGCGGCAGAGTATCTAGGAAATAAAAGGTTTGATCACAGTCTTTTAGGTTTGTTAATCTATTGTGAAGATACTAGAGGTAATTTCGACATACAGACTTTAAAATCTATAGAGAAAATTATAGTAATCGATGGAATAGACGAAAATAATTCAGAGTACATTCATCAAGTGCAAGATTTGCTTGAAGATTACTTAATGTCGGaaaatctgaatatcttatttGTTATAATGGCTTGCAGGAATTATGACTTTATCTTAAAGAAAATTAGAAATAGGCCTAACATGGAAACAATTGTGGTAGAGCCGTTTAATGAAAATGATCAAGagattttttttgaaaagtatGTAACATTTAAAAATGCAACTAGcatacaaaaaacaaaagatgTGTTTCACCATTTAAAAGCACAAGCACCTGGAATTAACAAATTTTGTTCAACACCATTTGCGTTAAGATTATTAATCGACATATTGCTAAATAACGAGGACCATGTAGAACATATatccaaaatattttctaaatcGTTAAGTGTGTATGaattttataatctttttttagaagagaagaaaaaaacgTTTATTCAACAACATAAAGATGACCGTTGTGGCAAAAATACTATTGTTGTAGCAGATGCATTTGATACATATTTAACAAAAACAAGGGAGTTTACTGCTAGTAAGAGCCTTCCACGAGAATTACAAGAATGTTTCAATACTGATATATCCCCCTCTATAACTACATCGATGCTTTCAATTGGGATATTTGAAGAAAATAATGGAGAATTTAAATTCATTCACAAAAGTTTCGAGGAATACTTCGTTGCCGAATATATTTGGAAATTTCTTAGTCATAAACGTACAAGCGATTCTATGCTCTTAACTCTACTTAACAAACTGTTTCTTAATATTCAGTATGCTGGTGTCTCTGGATTCTTTGAAGAAATTCTGAACACCAAAATATCAGTCGGAGATATATGTGTCAGTAAGATTAGTAAAGAGTTTGGTCGAGTACTTAGTGAACAAAGATGGGTAGAAAGTATATCACTTTTAGTATTTCAAGGCTATTTTAATATTGTCAAATTTGTATTTCACGAATACTATGATTTTTCCAAAGTTATTAATCATAGGGGTTCTTCTGGTGAAACTGCATTGCACCTATCTGCTCACTATCCACATTTTGTCAAGTACTTGGTAAAAAAAGGTGCTGAAATAAACAGCGTTGATGACAATGGACATGGCGTATTTCATTACATTATAATGATGTTCTGTGACTCagacaaatacaaaatatattttaatatgatCTTTGAGAAAATGAAATATCGGGAGAATTCTAAAACAACTACGTTTTTTGAGGAGTACTTGAAACTTATACGGAGAGATCAGCAAAACGGTATTCGGCCTAAGGTACAATGTGATGTTATTCTGGATTTAATGGATTATTTAAAAGATCATGGATTGCATTTAAGCATTAAAGATAAAGATGAAGATACATTTGTTCATTGGGCTGCACTAGCAGGTTTTCTTACTTTACTTAAAACCCTTATAGAAAAATATAAACTAGAATATACGGCTGTTAACAGAAAAGGAAATTCACCGCTTCATTATGCTTGCGTGTGTGACTCTCTTGATATACTTGAATATTTCGAACAGAGCGAATTACTATGTGTGAATAGTTCCTCACTTGTGGCTTCGAATAAACCAccaaaaacagttaaaatattaaatgatTTGGATCAACAGAATGAAAGCGTATtagtgaaaaataaatatttgaatttaagTGCTGTAACTAAAGCCGGAGAAAGTCTTATACACATAGCTGCTGCAGAAAATGCTATGAATATATTAAATGGTCTAATTAATACATATAAACTAAATCCAAACCTAGTTGACAGTTACGGATATACACCTCTTCATGACGCAGCTTTCAATAATTCCTTGGAAGCTTTCAAATATTTATTAGAGACTACGCAATTAAACGTTAGTGACTGCGACATAAAAGGTAGCAATGTTCTACACAGAGCAGCATGTGGAAATGCTTTAAAAATAATCCAGTATCTATATTCACAAGATGACTACAAACATcactttaaacaaaaaaataaccaAATAATCATCGACAGCGCAGCGTGGGGAAATGCTGCAGATTGCAAATGTAATTGCAAAAACATTATCCTGTGA